Proteins from a single region of Primulina tabacum isolate GXHZ01 chromosome 5, ASM2559414v2, whole genome shotgun sequence:
- the LOC142547411 gene encoding protein farnesyltransferase/geranylgeranyltransferase type-1 subunit alpha-like: MSLEVKEESRVRVPICQRPEWSDVRPVPQGDDPNPIVPIAYAEEFKETMDYFRAVYLADERSPRALQLTQEAVSLYSGNYTVWQFRRVILEELNVDLHEEMDFVARIIKDNAKNYQIWHHRRWIAKKFGADVASKELEITKEVLSRDAKNYHAWSHRQWVLQELGGWDEELAYCDELLEDDIFNNSAWNQRYFVVTRSPLLGGLKAMKDSEVAYAVKAILSKPENESSWGYLRGLHNNSLSSLSKDPRVASVFVNVLKSKKDYVEALNLVLDLLCRHYEPSDELKNSIDAISPDSCPPGSSVAQKVCHILQVADPMRADYWEWRHRVLV, encoded by the exons ATGAGCCTGGAAGTTAAAGAAGAAAGCCGCGTGCGTGTGCCCATTTGCCAGAGGCCCGAGTGGTCCGACGTGCGCCCCGTCCCGCAGGGCGACGACCCGAACCCGATCGTGCCGATTGCGTACGCTGAGGAGTTCAAGGAAACCATGGATTACTTCAGGGCCGTCTACTTGGCCGACGAGCGATCGCCTCGCGCGCTTCAGCTCACTCAAGAAGCTGTTTCCCTTTATTCCGGGAATTATACG GTATGGCAATTCAGGCGTGTGATACTTGAGGAACTTAATGTTGATTTGCATGAAGaaatggattttgttgctcgtATCATCAAAGACAATGCCAAAAACTATCAAATTTG GCATCACCGACGCTGGATTGCTAAGAAGTTTGGGGCTGATGTTGCAAGCAAGGAACTTGAAATCACTAAAGAAGTTCTCTCTCGGGATGCAAAAAACTATCATGCTTGGTCACATAGGCAG TGGGTTCTTCAGGAGCTCGGAGGATGGGACGAAGAACTTGCCTACTGCGATGAACTTCTCGAGGATGATATTTTTAACAACTCTGCATGGAATCAG AGATATTTTGTCGTAACAAGATCTCCTCTCCTGGGAGGGTTAAAGGCCATGAAAGACTCTGAGGTTGCTTATGCAGTTAAAGCCATTTTATCCAAACCCGAAAATGAAAGCTCTTGGGGGTATCTTCGTGGGCTCCACAATAACAGCTTATCATCTTTATCCAAAGATCCCCGGGTGGCATCAGTTTTTGTGAATGTTCTGAAGAGCAAAAAGGATTATGTCGAGGCATTGAACTTGGTTTTGGATCTTCTTTGCCGTCACTATGAACCAAGCGACGAGTTGAAAAATTCCATCGATGCCATTTCTCCGGATTCTTGTCCTCCGGGTTCGAGTGTAGCTCAGAAAGTGTGTCATATCTTGCAGGTTGCTGATCCCATGAGAGCTGATTATTGGGAGTGGCGCCATCGCGTTCTGGTTTGA